In a genomic window of Paraburkholderia phenazinium:
- a CDS encoding MarR family winged helix-turn-helix transcriptional regulator, with amino-acid sequence MRKPPTTPDPQDVPRVGEGKRGEEGHIGYLLRQAGAANRLRMERALAGLNVTPPQFMVLTMLVAYPGLSNADVARLAMLTPQTVSVIVANLLRSGTIARRPHAVHGRIQHIDVTDEGKALLKQCRARVKTIEQQMLAGFDTQEESVIRRWLVSLAVEGGGGVSEAE; translated from the coding sequence ATGCGCAAACCACCCACGACACCAGACCCGCAAGATGTGCCCCGTGTCGGCGAGGGCAAACGTGGCGAGGAAGGCCATATCGGCTATCTGCTGCGCCAGGCGGGCGCGGCAAACCGCTTGCGCATGGAGCGCGCGCTGGCCGGCCTCAACGTGACGCCGCCGCAATTCATGGTGCTGACCATGCTGGTGGCGTATCCGGGTCTCTCCAATGCGGACGTCGCCCGTCTCGCGATGCTCACGCCGCAGACGGTCAGCGTGATCGTCGCCAACCTCTTGCGTAGCGGCACCATCGCCCGGCGGCCGCATGCGGTGCATGGCCGCATCCAGCATATCGACGTCACCGACGAGGGCAAGGCGCTCCTCAAGCAATGCCGCGCACGCGTGAAGACCATCGAGCAGCAGATGCTCGCGGGCTTCGACACGCAGGAGGAAAGCGTGATTCGCCGCTGGCTCGTGAGTCTAGCCGTCGAGGGCGGAGGCGGCGTGAGCGAGGCCGAATAG
- a CDS encoding CDP-diacylglycerol diphosphatase codes for MTRVTALVAVAVVTSSCAEIAAADPDALWKIVGGQCVPEAQASGRPGQCTSVDLAGHYAILKDIFGRTQHLLIPTERVTGIESPSILDADAPDYWADGWSSRKVVEATLKAPLAANQFGLEINSEFRRSQQQLHIHMDCMRTDVIDALAAYRHDQPGQWRWETLGGVRYRIMRVTSLTQDNDPFRIVAHDHRDPQAMATQTILVTGAGPSVDQDGWLVLNSGLDVDNGTGTAEGLLDHACKLADTQ; via the coding sequence ATGACTCGCGTGACCGCCCTTGTCGCCGTCGCCGTCGTGACCAGCAGTTGCGCGGAAATCGCAGCCGCGGATCCCGACGCGCTGTGGAAAATCGTCGGCGGACAATGCGTGCCCGAGGCACAGGCCAGCGGCCGGCCAGGCCAATGCACGAGCGTGGATCTCGCCGGGCACTACGCGATTCTGAAAGACATCTTCGGACGCACGCAGCACCTGCTGATTCCGACCGAGCGCGTCACCGGCATCGAAAGCCCGAGCATTCTCGACGCCGACGCGCCGGACTACTGGGCGGATGGCTGGAGCTCGCGCAAGGTGGTGGAGGCGACGCTGAAGGCGCCGCTCGCCGCCAATCAGTTCGGACTCGAAATCAATTCTGAATTCCGCCGCTCGCAGCAGCAGCTGCATATTCATATGGACTGCATGCGCACGGACGTCATCGACGCCCTCGCCGCCTACCGCCACGATCAACCGGGTCAATGGCGCTGGGAGACGCTCGGCGGGGTGCGTTACCGGATCATGCGCGTCACCAGCCTGACGCAGGACAACGATCCATTCCGGATCGTCGCGCACGATCATCGGGACCCGCAAGCCATGGCGACGCAGACCATCCTCGTGACCGGCGCCGGTCCTTCCGTCGATCAGGACGGCTGGCTCGTGCTCAACAGCGGCCTCGACGTCGACAACGGCACGGGCACCGCAGAAGGCCTGCTCGATCATGCCTGCAAGCTGGCCGACACCCAGTAA
- the iaaH gene encoding indoleacetamide hydrolase, whose product MTWTVDEQLALTATQAVAAIQSGRLKTTEYIATLLARAAALSTLNALTALNMEGALAAAQRLDALTPEARAALPLAGLPIVVKDNINTQGLMTSAGTPALESFVPRENAPTVQRLLDAGAIVLGKANMHELAFGITSTNLAAHAGPVRNPYDPGLIPGGSSGGTAVAIAARIVPAGLGTDTGGSTRIPAALTGTAGFRPSVGNGGAERRYHDPNAVVPISHTRDTVGPMARNVADLALLDEVVTGAGPLPAITLNGLRIGLPEPLWEDLEYALEDVVRAALPLLEAAGVIFVPVEMDALLELNDKVASPVAIHEAHDDVPAWLVANDAPVKTLAEVAARIASPDVRSIYDAILADPLAQQYQTALTVWRPQLQELYAQTFAAHRLDALLFPTTRLAAVPIDDLAGSSAVTINGSAPIDELSAYLRNTDPASNAGIPGLSLPAGLTSEGLPVGLELDGPLGSDRRLLAIGVAFEQVLGALPAPTL is encoded by the coding sequence ATGACATGGACCGTCGACGAACAGTTGGCCCTGACGGCCACGCAAGCCGTGGCTGCAATCCAGAGCGGCCGGCTGAAAACCACGGAATACATCGCCACGCTGCTCGCTCGCGCCGCCGCGTTGTCGACGCTCAACGCCCTGACCGCGCTCAACATGGAAGGGGCGCTGGCCGCCGCGCAACGGCTCGACGCGCTGACGCCCGAAGCACGCGCAGCCTTGCCGCTGGCGGGCTTGCCCATCGTCGTGAAAGACAACATCAACACCCAGGGGCTCATGACCTCGGCGGGCACGCCCGCGCTGGAGAGCTTCGTGCCGCGCGAGAACGCGCCCACGGTGCAGCGTCTGCTCGACGCCGGCGCAATCGTGCTTGGCAAGGCCAACATGCATGAGCTGGCCTTCGGCATTACCAGCACCAACCTCGCCGCCCACGCCGGGCCCGTGCGCAATCCGTACGACCCGGGGCTGATTCCGGGCGGCTCGTCGGGCGGCACCGCGGTCGCGATCGCCGCGCGTATCGTGCCGGCCGGTCTCGGCACCGACACCGGCGGCTCCACCCGCATCCCAGCCGCCCTGACCGGCACGGCCGGGTTCCGTCCGTCGGTCGGCAACGGCGGCGCCGAGCGCCGCTATCACGATCCCAACGCCGTGGTGCCGATCAGCCATACGCGCGACACCGTCGGCCCGATGGCGCGCAACGTCGCCGATCTCGCGCTGCTGGACGAGGTCGTGACGGGCGCCGGGCCGTTGCCCGCGATCACGCTGAACGGCTTGCGCATCGGCCTGCCTGAGCCGCTGTGGGAGGACCTGGAGTACGCGCTGGAAGACGTCGTACGCGCTGCGCTGCCCCTGCTGGAGGCCGCAGGCGTCATCTTCGTGCCCGTTGAGATGGATGCGTTGCTGGAGCTGAACGACAAGGTCGCCTCGCCTGTCGCCATCCATGAGGCGCACGACGACGTGCCCGCGTGGCTGGTCGCCAACGATGCGCCGGTCAAGACGCTCGCCGAGGTGGCCGCGCGCATTGCCAGCCCGGATGTGCGCAGCATCTACGACGCGATCCTCGCGGACCCGCTCGCCCAGCAGTATCAGACTGCACTGACCGTATGGCGGCCGCAGCTTCAGGAACTGTATGCGCAGACCTTTGCCGCGCACCGGCTCGATGCGCTGCTGTTCCCCACGACGCGCCTGGCCGCCGTGCCGATCGACGATCTGGCCGGCTCGTCGGCGGTGACGATCAACGGCAGCGCGCCCATCGACGAACTGAGCGCCTATCTGCGCAACACCGATCCGGCCAGCAATGCCGGCATTCCGGGCCTGTCGCTACCGGCCGGCCTGACCTCGGAAGGCTTGCCGGTGGGGCTCGAACTGGACGGCCCGCTCGGCAGCGACCGGCGGCTTCTTGCCATCGGCGTAGCCTTTGAACAGGTGCTCGGCGCGTTGCCTGCGCCTACCCTTTGA
- a CDS encoding transcriptional regulator — translation MNRQAIQYKGYEVAPVAQRLPNGLFAANLTIGKATPEHNRAYSFDALDYFFDEEHAVAYAFRWGRMWVDSHQ, via the coding sequence ATGAATCGACAAGCTATCCAATACAAAGGTTACGAGGTTGCCCCCGTCGCGCAGCGACTGCCCAACGGCCTGTTCGCGGCGAATCTGACCATCGGGAAAGCCACACCGGAGCACAACCGTGCTTACTCGTTCGACGCGCTCGATTATTTCTTCGATGAAGAGCACGCGGTGGCGTATGCGTTCCGCTGGGGACGCATGTGGGTCGACAGCCATCAATAG
- a CDS encoding NADPH-dependent FMN reductase yields MTSFDQNRRPLVIGIGGTTRAASSTERALGFALRGAEAAGARTRLFGGTFLHSLPHYAPEDPQRTDAQLELIEAVRQADALIIATPGYHGGVSGLVKNALDTLEELRADERPYLDGRAVGCIVTAYGWQAAGSVLTSLRSIVHALRGWPTPFGAGINTLETRFESVDSCSDPKVVDQLATVGQQAAQFALAFSAHHAPAHLGATEARTAKVLTLAN; encoded by the coding sequence TTGACCAGTTTCGATCAAAATCGCCGGCCGCTCGTCATCGGCATCGGCGGCACGACGCGTGCGGCGTCGTCGACCGAGCGTGCCCTCGGTTTCGCACTGCGCGGCGCGGAAGCCGCCGGCGCCCGCACCCGCCTGTTCGGCGGCACCTTCCTGCATAGCCTGCCGCACTACGCACCCGAAGACCCGCAACGTACCGACGCCCAGCTCGAGCTGATCGAAGCCGTGCGCCAGGCCGACGCGCTGATCATTGCCACACCCGGCTATCACGGCGGCGTGTCCGGCCTCGTGAAGAACGCGCTCGACACGCTGGAAGAATTGCGTGCCGACGAACGCCCCTACCTCGATGGCCGCGCGGTGGGTTGTATCGTCACCGCCTACGGCTGGCAGGCCGCCGGTTCCGTACTCACCTCGCTGCGCTCGATCGTCCACGCCTTGCGCGGCTGGCCCACGCCGTTTGGCGCCGGCATCAACACGCTCGAGACGCGTTTCGAATCCGTCGATAGCTGCTCCGACCCGAAAGTGGTCGACCAGCTCGCCACAGTCGGCCAGCAGGCCGCGCAGTTCGCGCTCGCGTTCAGCGCGCACCACGCGCCGGCGCATCTCGGCGCGACCGAAGCTCGCACGGCCAAGGTACTGACGCTCGCCAACTGA
- a CDS encoding helix-turn-helix domain-containing protein has protein sequence MRSRTEELPTVTRRMSAAQMLLAGSSVSAVAKALHLSMATVKRYKTILDDGGLDALKKMSVGGRSSALDAAALDWIAAALQGSAQAHGFPSDAWTNARLRELIEARFGVQYSRVYTWQIATNLGLGHRLSKSSR, from the coding sequence ATGCGCTCCCGAACCGAAGAGCTTCCCACCGTTACCCGGCGCATGAGCGCGGCGCAGATGCTGCTGGCAGGCTCCTCGGTGAGCGCGGTCGCCAAGGCCCTGCATCTGTCCATGGCCACGGTCAAACGCTATAAGACCATCCTCGACGACGGCGGCCTCGATGCGCTGAAGAAAATGAGTGTCGGCGGCCGTTCGTCCGCGCTCGACGCCGCGGCGCTGGACTGGATCGCGGCCGCGCTGCAAGGCTCCGCGCAAGCGCACGGCTTCCCCAGCGATGCATGGACCAACGCGCGCCTGCGCGAATTGATCGAGGCGCGCTTCGGCGTCCAGTACTCGCGGGTCTACACGTGGCAAATCGCGACCAATCTGGGCCTCGGCCATCGGCTCTCGAAGTCGAGCCGCTGA
- a CDS encoding DUF2092 domain-containing protein → MNLFISRQGGESALQVRRFVLIGSALAAMAGASVALAQAPASGSDEPAQAQAEMQPQAVDALNKLGNYLRSLKSFRIQADSVTDAVLTTGQNVGFLHRTEMSVQRPNKVRVVVTGSRAPKGLIYDGRTFVLFNDTHHFYSKVPAPPTIRQLITDADEKYGVQLPLVDLFYWGEQSDDEKSLTSALFIGLDKVDGKWCNHYAYQQPGLDWELWIQSGSRPLPCRFVVTDTTQPSRPQHAVNYQWTLNPTFEAGTFTFRPGPDARQIPMRPPAISDDQQGDAQ, encoded by the coding sequence GTGAATCTGTTCATTTCACGTCAGGGCGGCGAGAGCGCCTTGCAGGTCAGGCGCTTCGTCCTGATAGGCTCCGCGCTGGCCGCCATGGCCGGCGCATCGGTCGCGCTGGCCCAGGCGCCGGCGTCCGGAAGCGACGAACCGGCGCAGGCGCAAGCGGAAATGCAACCGCAGGCCGTCGATGCCCTGAACAAGCTCGGCAACTATCTGCGCAGCCTGAAGAGCTTCCGTATCCAGGCGGACAGCGTGACCGACGCCGTCCTGACCACCGGGCAGAACGTCGGCTTTCTGCATCGCACGGAGATGTCGGTGCAGCGTCCGAACAAGGTCCGGGTCGTGGTCACGGGCAGTCGTGCGCCGAAGGGCCTGATCTACGACGGCCGCACCTTCGTGCTGTTCAACGACACGCATCACTTCTACAGCAAGGTGCCGGCGCCGCCCACCATCCGCCAGTTGATTACCGACGCCGATGAGAAGTACGGCGTCCAGCTTCCGCTCGTCGACCTGTTTTACTGGGGCGAGCAATCGGACGACGAAAAGTCGCTGACAAGCGCGCTGTTTATCGGGCTCGACAAGGTCGACGGCAAGTGGTGCAACCACTACGCGTATCAACAGCCGGGGCTCGACTGGGAACTGTGGATCCAGAGCGGTTCGCGGCCTCTGCCATGCCGGTTTGTCGTCACCGATACCACTCAGCCGTCGCGGCCGCAGCATGCCGTCAATTATCAATGGACGCTGAATCCCACGTTCGAGGCGGGCACCTTCACGTTCCGTCCCGGCCCGGACGCGCGGCAGATTCCGATGCGGCCGCCTGCAATATCGGACGACCAACAGGGAGACGCGCAATGA
- a CDS encoding winged helix-turn-helix domain-containing protein: MSLPRLTGQMIAFSRFWLAREVGLLIADGAVIELGTRPFAVLAALLDARGRVLSTAELREIVWPGTHIDANTVQAQISAIRRALNDERDLIVTVPGRGYRFAGEIRLVESPDTGLEPGTVGAGSIAASLATSFMPAGAPGGATAGLPAAAAFGPAVSLASAPPFGTVRSTFLRGARPGSELAASVPTAPVPTSAVASLRSHSIDPSPFVGRHAELSELLALVPTRRIVTLTGASGIGKTRLATEAASRLASHFPDGAVCAALASLAQPDRVINAIAAAVGQEPNARPAEAEGLAEPARLAALIGARRMLLIVDHCDPLSEAAGATIEALVAATRGLHVIATCETPLFIAGESTVAVAPLRVPPEPLNGAPHAASMLDYDALQLLLMRLAHGLKTAGGGAASLDPQQLAPDALAAASLLCRRIDGVPYAVELAAATVAAQVRAGAPVETALATFAAELDAVMTRRTGARRIVLPRAMMVQAMLDLSYAALDAPTRTTLRRLGVFANAFAQEAALAVLGAFDPDYESGPPEAGALEIQLRSLVDAGLINEVDCDGALRLRLPQAVRRFALDALERTRESTDAAAHHAHFVARDMARRFGAGLTSGALHSRHDIDALRAALEWAVSADKAELCADLLDNTAPVWTTLSLVDEYVGWARAALARVDSGSMRRIRDEMRLRAVLARALTLQRSASGEIVASWQRTYELANICADTPYRLRALFSLAMGALEAGEVLRCRELSQAFGEIAAATRWPAVSINARRIEGVMRAYAGEYEEAIRLLSPVAGLSDDATDDTFDDDACHEANAMATGYGLSLHLVARAVLAVTQWLAGEPNVAAPLRSTFRDPIDESEPVACCIALGLACALAALDDDIALAESCAAALVTRARVAGVRRWLRAGLDFRLWLDARRGDQQAAKRVIGNALKRIGREHIYLLDVAFIATLLPRIALQDEPELTASLAATLLGAVTRSERTGELWYVPELLRLSAMVQLANGESTHAVRPLLDEALQRARQQDARRLALRITVDLEALGTISANATGHASIATAERPG; the protein is encoded by the coding sequence ATGTCGTTACCGCGGCTAACGGGACAGATGATCGCTTTTTCGCGCTTCTGGCTCGCGCGCGAGGTCGGCCTTCTGATCGCCGACGGCGCCGTGATCGAGTTGGGCACGCGCCCGTTCGCCGTGCTGGCCGCCTTGCTCGATGCGCGCGGCCGCGTGCTGTCGACGGCGGAGCTGCGCGAGATCGTCTGGCCCGGCACGCATATCGACGCGAATACGGTGCAGGCGCAGATCTCGGCGATCCGCCGCGCGCTCAACGACGAGCGCGATCTGATCGTCACCGTACCCGGGCGCGGCTACCGCTTCGCCGGCGAGATACGCCTCGTCGAATCGCCGGATACCGGACTCGAACCGGGTACCGTTGGGGCCGGCAGCATCGCGGCATCGCTCGCCACCTCGTTCATGCCCGCCGGCGCTCCGGGCGGCGCCACCGCCGGCTTGCCTGCTGCCGCCGCGTTCGGGCCGGCGGTCAGCCTCGCATCGGCGCCGCCGTTCGGCACGGTGCGCTCAACCTTTCTGCGCGGCGCGCGGCCCGGCAGCGAACTCGCCGCGTCGGTCCCGACGGCACCGGTGCCGACCAGTGCCGTCGCCTCGCTGCGCTCGCATTCGATCGACCCGTCGCCGTTCGTCGGTCGTCATGCAGAGCTGTCCGAGTTGCTCGCGCTTGTGCCCACACGCCGCATCGTCACGCTGACCGGCGCCTCCGGCATCGGCAAAACGCGGCTTGCCACCGAGGCCGCCAGCCGGCTCGCCTCGCACTTCCCGGACGGCGCGGTGTGCGCGGCACTGGCGTCGCTGGCACAGCCCGACCGGGTGATCAATGCGATTGCCGCGGCGGTCGGTCAGGAGCCGAACGCGCGCCCCGCCGAAGCGGAAGGACTCGCGGAACCGGCCCGCCTCGCCGCGCTGATCGGCGCCCGGCGCATGCTGCTGATCGTCGATCATTGCGACCCTCTGAGCGAAGCCGCGGGCGCGACGATCGAAGCCCTCGTCGCCGCCACGCGTGGACTGCATGTGATCGCCACCTGCGAGACGCCGCTCTTTATCGCGGGCGAGTCGACGGTGGCGGTCGCACCTTTACGTGTACCGCCCGAGCCGCTCAACGGCGCACCGCATGCCGCGTCGATGCTCGACTACGACGCGCTGCAGTTGCTGCTCATGCGGCTCGCACATGGTCTGAAAACCGCCGGCGGCGGCGCGGCGTCGCTCGACCCGCAACAGCTCGCGCCGGACGCGCTCGCCGCCGCATCGCTGCTGTGCCGGCGCATCGACGGTGTGCCCTACGCGGTGGAACTCGCCGCCGCGACGGTCGCCGCCCAGGTGCGTGCGGGTGCGCCGGTCGAGACCGCGCTCGCCACCTTTGCCGCGGAACTCGACGCGGTGATGACCCGCCGCACCGGCGCACGCCGCATCGTGCTGCCGCGCGCGATGATGGTCCAGGCCATGCTCGATCTCTCGTATGCGGCGCTCGACGCGCCCACCCGCACCACCTTGCGCCGCCTCGGCGTGTTCGCCAACGCGTTTGCCCAGGAAGCCGCGCTCGCCGTGCTGGGCGCGTTCGATCCCGACTACGAATCGGGACCGCCCGAAGCCGGCGCGCTCGAAATCCAGTTGCGCTCGCTGGTGGACGCGGGCCTCATCAACGAAGTGGATTGCGACGGCGCGCTGCGCCTGCGCCTGCCGCAGGCGGTGCGCCGCTTTGCGCTGGACGCGCTCGAGCGGACCCGCGAAAGCACCGATGCGGCTGCCCATCACGCGCATTTCGTGGCGCGCGACATGGCGCGCCGCTTCGGCGCCGGTCTCACGAGCGGCGCGCTGCACAGCCGCCACGACATCGACGCCTTGCGCGCCGCCCTCGAATGGGCGGTCTCGGCCGACAAGGCCGAACTGTGCGCGGACCTGCTCGACAACACTGCGCCCGTGTGGACCACGCTGTCGCTCGTCGACGAATACGTCGGCTGGGCACGCGCTGCGCTGGCCCGCGTGGATAGCGGCTCGATGCGGCGCATCCGCGACGAGATGCGCCTGCGCGCGGTACTGGCGCGTGCCCTGACGCTACAGCGCAGCGCTTCGGGGGAGATCGTCGCGAGCTGGCAGCGTACCTATGAACTGGCGAATATTTGCGCCGACACGCCGTACCGCTTGCGCGCGCTGTTCAGCCTGGCGATGGGCGCGCTCGAAGCCGGCGAAGTGCTGCGCTGCCGCGAGCTAAGCCAGGCGTTCGGCGAAATCGCCGCGGCCACGCGGTGGCCGGCGGTCAGCATCAACGCGCGGCGTATCGAAGGGGTCATGAGGGCCTATGCGGGCGAGTACGAGGAAGCGATTCGCCTGCTGTCGCCGGTAGCCGGTCTAAGCGACGATGCAACCGACGACACGTTCGACGACGACGCCTGCCACGAAGCCAACGCAATGGCGACGGGCTATGGCCTCTCGCTGCATCTGGTTGCGCGCGCTGTGCTGGCCGTCACCCAGTGGCTCGCCGGCGAGCCCAATGTGGCGGCGCCGTTGCGGAGCACGTTTCGCGACCCCATTGACGAAAGCGAACCGGTGGCGTGCTGCATCGCGCTCGGCCTTGCCTGCGCGCTCGCCGCGCTCGACGACGATATCGCGCTGGCCGAATCGTGTGCCGCCGCGCTCGTCACTCGCGCCCGCGTGGCCGGCGTGCGGCGCTGGTTGCGCGCCGGGCTCGATTTCCGGCTCTGGCTCGACGCCCGCCGCGGCGATCAGCAGGCCGCAAAGCGCGTGATCGGCAACGCGCTCAAGCGGATCGGCCGCGAACACATCTACCTGCTCGACGTCGCCTTCATCGCCACGCTGCTGCCGCGCATTGCCTTGCAGGACGAGCCGGAACTCACGGCGTCGCTGGCGGCCACACTGCTCGGCGCGGTGACGCGCAGCGAGCGCACCGGCGAGCTCTGGTATGTGCCGGAACTGCTGCGCCTGTCGGCCATGGTGCAGCTCGCCAACGGCGAGTCCACGCACGCTGTCCGGCCGCTGCTCGACGAAGCGCTGCAACGCGCCCGCCAGCAGGACGCCCGGCGTCTCGCGCTGCGCATTACGGTCGACCTCGAAGCGCTCGGCACGATATCCGCCAACGCAACCGGTCACGCGTCTATTGCGACGGCGGAACGGCCTGGCTAG
- a CDS encoding GNAT family N-acetyltransferase has protein sequence MRFVPLDRMETPYLVLRPLAPADAPALFDEMLGDIGTMRDLPVPRHRNVEQTAAFIDEALRGWQDGTLIRYALECKETGRLTALIELKPALPRIEVGVVISRLGGARRRRAGVLALQDLLDWLIEQPGVYRLFACCAVDGAAHSSMERLGFVQEALLMNHEPRPNRGLLADNSYLYARTRPAPTLPEPPNEGVAWLRTTLQWSLENA, from the coding sequence ATGCGCTTCGTCCCGCTCGACAGAATGGAAACGCCGTATCTGGTGTTGCGCCCACTCGCGCCGGCCGATGCGCCCGCCCTCTTCGACGAGATGCTCGGCGACATCGGCACGATGCGCGATTTGCCGGTGCCCCGCCATCGCAACGTCGAACAAACCGCTGCATTTATCGACGAAGCGCTGCGCGGCTGGCAGGACGGCACGCTGATCCGCTATGCGCTCGAATGCAAGGAGACCGGCCGGCTCACCGCGCTGATCGAACTGAAACCGGCGTTGCCGCGTATCGAGGTGGGTGTCGTCATCAGCCGGCTCGGCGGTGCGCGGCGGCGGCGCGCGGGCGTGCTCGCGCTGCAGGATCTGCTCGACTGGCTGATCGAACAGCCGGGCGTCTACCGGCTGTTCGCATGCTGCGCCGTCGACGGCGCCGCGCACAGCAGCATGGAGCGGCTCGGCTTCGTTCAGGAAGCACTCCTGATGAATCACGAACCGCGCCCCAACCGCGGCCTGCTGGCCGACAACAGCTACCTGTACGCCCGCACGCGCCCGGCGCCCACCTTGCCCGAGCCGCCCAACGAGGGCGTCGCCTGGTTGCGCACGACACTTCAATGGAGCCTCGAAAACGCATAA
- a CDS encoding CesT family type III secretion system chaperone, with protein MSSERYTNLIVDLCATVGLGDADHVLRTRSIEVEGFDVRLDYFERDIDAMYANFHFGTVTAGRTLVVFRLMLEANLLIYAQDQAQLGLDTDTGGVVLVLRLPFADELNGEALADLLAHYAEHGRYWRQNIVESSDEMFEGVASGEFFWLRA; from the coding sequence ATGAGCAGTGAGCGCTATACCAACCTGATTGTCGATCTGTGCGCGACCGTCGGTCTCGGCGACGCCGACCACGTGCTGCGCACGCGTTCGATCGAAGTCGAAGGCTTCGACGTGCGGCTCGATTACTTCGAGCGCGACATCGACGCGATGTACGCGAATTTCCACTTCGGCACGGTGACGGCCGGGCGCACGCTCGTCGTGTTCCGCCTGATGCTCGAAGCCAATCTGCTGATCTATGCGCAGGATCAGGCGCAACTGGGACTCGACACCGACACCGGCGGCGTCGTGCTGGTCCTGCGCCTGCCGTTCGCGGACGAGCTCAACGGCGAGGCGCTCGCCGATCTGCTCGCGCACTACGCCGAACACGGCCGCTACTGGCGGCAAAACATCGTGGAATCGAGCGACGAAATGTTCGAAGGGGTCGCGTCCGGCGAGTTCTTCTGGCTGAGGGCTTGA
- a CDS encoding type III secretion protein, whose product MYEQLEPYGSDFNDLPKTLADPAGAPRIEAIRHALDKTAQQISETQGANDLDRNNLAKLYRGFLAASRVLARLQEKQGAALA is encoded by the coding sequence ATGTACGAGCAACTCGAACCTTACGGCAGCGACTTCAACGATCTGCCGAAGACCCTGGCCGACCCCGCGGGCGCCCCGCGCATCGAAGCAATCCGCCATGCGCTCGACAAGACGGCGCAGCAGATCAGCGAAACGCAGGGCGCCAACGACCTCGACCGCAACAATCTCGCGAAGCTGTATCGCGGCTTTCTGGCCGCGTCGCGCGTGCTCGCGCGGCTTCAGGAAAAACAGGGCGCCGCGCTGGCTTGA
- a CDS encoding thioesterase family protein, producing the protein MSLLLRLLCLVLTSPRRSRLHVLDTCVTPFRVWLNDLDVLFHMNNGRYLTILDLARVDLMMRSGLWKHLKAQRWYPVVTLETIRFHRSLELGNRYNVETRVIGWDEKHIFIEQGFVRGETQVALAVVRARFLKRSGGVVTTAELIGLAGIEQPSPVLPEWVARWSEAEGGMAFPSSSSSDRENETVVEQ; encoded by the coding sequence ATGAGTCTGCTACTTCGTTTGTTGTGTCTGGTTTTGACAAGTCCCCGCCGCAGCCGGCTGCACGTGCTCGATACCTGCGTCACGCCGTTTCGCGTCTGGTTGAACGACCTCGACGTGTTGTTCCATATGAACAACGGCCGTTACCTGACGATCCTCGATCTGGCGCGCGTCGATCTGATGATGCGCAGCGGCCTGTGGAAGCACCTGAAGGCACAACGCTGGTATCCCGTCGTCACGCTGGAAACGATCCGCTTTCACCGCTCGCTTGAGCTCGGCAATCGTTATAACGTCGAAACCCGTGTTATCGGATGGGACGAAAAGCACATCTTCATCGAACAAGGTTTCGTGCGCGGCGAGACGCAAGTGGCGTTGGCTGTGGTCCGCGCCCGCTTTCTGAAGCGAAGTGGCGGCGTTGTGACGACCGCCGAGTTGATCGGGCTGGCAGGAATCGAGCAGCCGTCGCCGGTGTTGCCCGAATGGGTCGCACGCTGGAGCGAGGCGGAAGGCGGTATGGCGTTTCCGTCGTCGTCTTCTTCGGATAGAGAGAACGAGACTGTCGTAGAGCAGTGA